Proteins encoded within one genomic window of Schaalia sp. HMT-172:
- a CDS encoding UrvD/REP family ATP-dependent DNA helicase codes for MSEIKVRLRRRPEGWWRLPELNAEQRAVVVAARSGDVIVRGAPSSGRSTCALAVFEQAVSAGSSALILAPDRTRADVLTPRAQALGPAVVRPVRTPASFAYQVVATWRTQREVPLEGVELVTGAAQDQALAELLAGMDAPWPEEIGEQMRAMPAFRAELRNLVARAGEAGMGAASLSEAGARFGHPEWVGAGAIVAALEEGPEHSPEYPQTLRVDLSRIQSLAAELIGTWQGRAEERGVQAPCPVPDVVIVDDLQDCTPSTLTLLNACRDAGARIIAFSDSDVAVAGYRGGEPHLDRRLASALGVEIAELGQVYDTSRAVRELARQACARIAQSGSPARRGAQVADDAPEGALVTHLGATPSQMGALIARALRSRHLHDGVDFSDQVVIVRSASMVAETRRYLARGGVPLAGGGRAFDFASQPTTRLLLDLVTLPTGDSDTDAAQRRELAERLLPSALVGADALAVHRLLRRLNAARAQAAEEAGEEAALIPLTVADLVDEPDTWRSTLEAGAQASGRRGWNDRTLARALETAVRMWELGRQGNARPQQRLWELWEAAGVADDWRSRAIASDESSSWYDDQLDAVVALMRVADVWEQRNPAGSARDFASELLAGSVPIDTISRVGVRPGGVEVLTPAQAMGRRWQVVVLAGLQDGAWPNLRLRDRILRADLLADVGAGRFAVGEDGREELIDSTRAARRAVLDDEYRLFVAAITRSRCYVHAGAVRSEDAAPSVFFDMVARLAGTPREDDVVPLDQVDAPLSLPGHIADLRARAASDDRVDAELAATLLALMAREGIASAQPERWLGAGGTPTTAEPYGGDVTLSPSQFERALACPLRWFLTTIGADGPSTAAASLGTLVHALAEENPHGSAQELTEALEARIEELGYNLDTWAGRHADRRAHAIVDNLASYMAGVPGQVEVERSVEAQVEGVTIRGRMDRLEHVDEGVRVTDLKTGKSGYSAKTVPDNPQLAAYQMALLAAGERVAGARIALLGDKKPQSFDQRPLEGETLEGWREKVREVAAIARGPYFPATPSDKACMYCSFDRLCPARERGRKVVE; via the coding sequence ATGAGCGAAATCAAGGTCAGGTTGCGGCGCCGCCCGGAGGGTTGGTGGCGCCTGCCAGAGCTGAATGCTGAGCAGCGCGCGGTTGTGGTGGCGGCGCGCTCGGGCGACGTGATTGTGCGCGGCGCGCCGTCCTCTGGCCGTTCGACGTGCGCCCTGGCGGTGTTCGAGCAGGCGGTGAGTGCGGGCTCTTCGGCGTTGATTCTGGCCCCCGACCGCACGCGCGCGGACGTGTTGACGCCGCGCGCGCAGGCGCTCGGCCCCGCGGTGGTGCGCCCGGTGCGCACGCCCGCGTCTTTCGCCTATCAGGTGGTGGCGACGTGGCGCACTCAGCGGGAGGTGCCGCTGGAGGGCGTCGAGCTGGTGACGGGCGCGGCCCAGGATCAGGCGTTGGCCGAGCTGCTGGCGGGCATGGATGCTCCCTGGCCGGAGGAAATCGGCGAGCAGATGCGCGCGATGCCGGCGTTTCGCGCGGAGCTGCGTAACCTGGTGGCCCGCGCGGGCGAGGCGGGGATGGGCGCGGCTTCCCTGTCCGAGGCCGGGGCGCGTTTCGGGCATCCCGAATGGGTGGGGGCGGGCGCGATTGTCGCGGCCCTGGAGGAGGGGCCCGAGCATTCCCCGGAGTACCCTCAGACGCTGCGGGTGGACCTGTCGCGCATCCAGTCCCTGGCCGCGGAGCTGATCGGGACGTGGCAGGGGCGCGCGGAGGAGCGCGGCGTGCAGGCGCCGTGCCCGGTTCCCGACGTCGTCATCGTGGATGACCTGCAGGATTGCACGCCGTCGACGCTGACCCTCCTGAATGCGTGCCGGGACGCGGGGGCCCGGATCATCGCGTTCTCGGATTCCGACGTGGCGGTGGCAGGGTATCGCGGGGGTGAGCCGCACCTGGACCGTCGTCTGGCCTCGGCGCTGGGCGTTGAGATCGCGGAGCTCGGCCAGGTCTACGACACGTCCCGCGCGGTGCGTGAGCTGGCGCGTCAGGCGTGCGCGCGCATCGCCCAGTCCGGCTCTCCCGCCCGTCGCGGCGCGCAGGTCGCCGATGACGCGCCCGAGGGGGCGCTCGTCACCCATCTGGGGGCCACGCCCTCGCAGATGGGCGCGCTCATCGCCCGCGCTCTGCGTTCCCGGCACCTGCATGACGGCGTCGATTTTTCGGATCAGGTTGTCATCGTGCGCAGTGCCTCCATGGTCGCGGAAACCAGGCGTTACCTGGCTCGCGGCGGTGTCCCCCTGGCCGGGGGCGGCAGGGCTTTCGACTTTGCCTCGCAGCCCACGACCCGCCTTCTCTTGGATCTCGTGACTCTTCCGACGGGGGACAGCGACACCGACGCGGCCCAGCGCCGCGAGCTCGCCGAGCGCCTCTTGCCGTCGGCGCTCGTCGGGGCGGATGCCCTGGCCGTGCACCGGCTGCTGCGTCGCTTGAACGCCGCGCGCGCCCAGGCCGCCGAGGAGGCGGGGGAGGAGGCCGCGCTGATCCCGCTGACGGTGGCAGACCTCGTGGACGAGCCCGACACGTGGCGGTCCACCCTCGAGGCGGGGGCGCAGGCCTCGGGCCGACGCGGGTGGAACGACCGCACCCTCGCGCGCGCGCTTGAGACGGCGGTGCGCATGTGGGAGCTGGGCAGGCAGGGGAACGCCCGCCCGCAGCAACGCTTGTGGGAGCTGTGGGAGGCCGCCGGCGTCGCCGATGACTGGCGCTCGCGTGCCATCGCCTCGGACGAATCCTCCAGCTGGTACGACGATCAGCTGGACGCGGTCGTCGCGCTCATGCGCGTCGCCGACGTGTGGGAGCAACGCAACCCGGCCGGATCCGCGCGTGATTTCGCCTCGGAGCTGTTGGCGGGGTCGGTTCCCATCGACACGATCTCGCGCGTGGGCGTGCGACCCGGCGGCGTCGAGGTCCTCACCCCCGCGCAGGCGATGGGCCGCCGCTGGCAGGTCGTGGTCCTCGCCGGCCTCCAGGACGGGGCGTGGCCGAATCTGCGCCTGCGCGACCGGATCCTGCGCGCCGACCTGCTGGCGGACGTGGGGGCTGGCAGGTTCGCCGTGGGCGAGGACGGGCGTGAGGAGCTCATCGATTCGACGCGGGCCGCGCGCCGGGCCGTCCTGGACGACGAATACCGGCTCTTCGTCGCGGCCATCACGCGCTCGCGGTGTTACGTGCACGCGGGGGCTGTGCGCTCGGAGGATGCCGCGCCCTCCGTGTTTTTCGACATGGTGGCGCGCCTGGCGGGCACGCCCCGCGAGGACGACGTGGTGCCTTTGGACCAGGTGGACGCGCCCCTGTCCCTGCCCGGTCACATCGCGGATCTGCGCGCGCGTGCCGCCTCGGATGATCGGGTGGACGCCGAGCTTGCTGCCACGCTCCTGGCTCTCATGGCCCGCGAGGGCATCGCCTCGGCGCAACCGGAGCGCTGGCTGGGCGCGGGCGGCACGCCCACGACGGCGGAACCCTACGGTGGTGACGTCACGCTCTCGCCGTCGCAGTTCGAGCGGGCGCTTGCCTGCCCGCTGCGGTGGTTCCTCACGACCATCGGCGCGGACGGACCCTCGACTGCGGCGGCCAGCCTGGGCACGCTCGTTCACGCGCTGGCCGAGGAGAACCCGCACGGCAGCGCGCAGGAGCTGACCGAGGCGCTTGAGGCGCGTATCGAGGAGCTGGGTTACAACCTGGACACGTGGGCTGGGCGGCACGCGGATCGGCGCGCGCACGCCATCGTTGACAACTTGGCCTCCTACATGGCGGGTGTTCCCGGCCAGGTGGAGGTCGAGCGATCGGTCGAAGCCCAGGTGGAGGGGGTGACGATCCGCGGGCGCATGGATCGCCTCGAACATGTCGACGAGGGCGTGCGCGTCACGGACCTGAAGACGGGCAAGAGCGGGTACAGCGCGAAGACCGTCCCCGATAATCCGCAGCTGGCGGCCTATCAGATGGCCCTCCTCGCTGCGGGGGAGCGGGTCGCGGGCGCGCGCATCGCCCTGCTCGGGGACAAGAAGCCCCAGTCCTTCGATCAGCGGCCCCTGGAAGGGGAGACGCTGGAGGGGTGGCGCGAGAAGGTGCGCGAGGTCGCTGCCATCGCGCGCGGCCCCTACTTCCCGGCGACGCCCTCGGATAAGGCCTGCATGTATTGTTCTTTTGATCGGCTGTGCCCGGCTCGGGAGCGCGGCCGTAAGGTGGTGGAGTGA
- a CDS encoding ATP-dependent DNA helicase, which yields MTLSATQIQAIVDATKTPTPEQERVVEAPRRPLLVVAGAGSGKTETMSMRVLWLLANHPDLTPASILGLTFTRKAAGELGDRLRERIRLLSRELPQLSERLDEDPVTLTYNSFAERIVSEHGMRIGIDPDFSMLSEAGALDMMTQIVEAWPTDLDDDLSPAGVVGRVLHLAGEIAEHGYTVESARQALEGFGRELEIVGDSNKAAQKLHQANQRRIAFLGPIEAYQKRKREMGLLDFSDQLVLATRIVREVPSVRAALREEFRAVLLDEFQDTSVIQMELLSTLFGDHAVTAVGDPNQAIYGWRGASASSLETFLERFQTGAPEEGQTLTLSTAWRNDVSILDAANRVAEPLREVASYQAGKEQLNAQSPVLVPRPGAGRGVVEIAYPAAYEDALAATVDFVRRVRAQPVTDGKRRTVAVLSRRRKDFPLIDAALREAGIPTEIVGLGGLLDQPAVQDVRAALELAYDVAASPWLARLLAGIDLGATDLMALGDWARALARREGASSHQAVLLDAVDDPPAPGWADKGRPAISEEAVRRVRLLGERLRQVREGVGRSITEQVERAILIMGTLDDVIADPLSMGGRAALDEFIAVAAAYEKETPGASLGSFLAYLRLADEREDGLDAPLGEPDPKAVQILTVHGSKGLEWDGVVVFGLCDGVFPSHNKRTSVEWTEDVPPANAWLTDSGALPHPLRGDCGDLPPFVPVVEGSRTASAAYDKWATQVYKPSVGVYAEREERRLAYVAMTRARSAQLLVGSWTSDFNMKVAHPSRYLMEASAQLFGHTPQPKQGTAGAVEDRGVWGSGAWRDLGVEPAAGEEACLIAPIPGEEEREALSARAPSGTFPTAPGPSRQRVAAAAASVRVQLREFAQDRDVFEALAELGDDPAVSDTIALIEEDRLGREAPVVDLWAERVPATSVSSLVQDAGEFARDMRRPMPVKPSSFSALGTVFHAWAERELHIAGADPAAEAQDPSAVAPGEDSALSGGGDGADEALLTAKERELLERLRANFRAFVAGELADYRAVAIEEAFAVEVGGVSVQGRIDAVFERVSGQGPRFLVVDWKSGQPVTRTTKPEKLAYFVTQLRLYRRAWAERVGVDAAEVGAMVAFLAGPSHYTLEALERMLGGGAQPLDQAVKGALGQ from the coding sequence ATGACCCTGAGCGCAACCCAGATTCAGGCGATCGTCGATGCGACGAAGACACCGACCCCGGAGCAGGAGCGCGTCGTGGAGGCTCCGCGCAGGCCGCTCCTCGTCGTCGCGGGCGCGGGCTCGGGTAAGACGGAGACCATGTCGATGCGGGTGCTGTGGCTCCTGGCCAACCACCCGGACTTGACGCCGGCCTCGATCCTGGGACTGACCTTCACGCGCAAGGCGGCGGGCGAGCTCGGCGACCGACTGCGCGAGCGTATCCGCCTGCTGTCGCGCGAATTGCCGCAGCTGAGTGAGCGCTTGGATGAGGACCCGGTGACGCTCACGTACAACTCGTTCGCGGAGCGCATCGTGTCCGAGCATGGGATGCGCATCGGGATCGACCCGGACTTTTCGATGCTCTCCGAGGCCGGCGCCCTCGACATGATGACCCAGATTGTCGAGGCGTGGCCCACGGACTTGGACGATGACCTGAGTCCCGCGGGCGTCGTGGGCAGGGTCCTGCATCTCGCGGGTGAGATCGCCGAGCACGGCTACACGGTGGAGAGTGCGCGCCAGGCATTGGAGGGGTTCGGGCGGGAGCTGGAGATCGTGGGGGACTCGAACAAGGCGGCCCAGAAGCTGCATCAGGCGAACCAGCGCCGCATCGCATTCCTCGGTCCGATCGAGGCCTACCAGAAGCGCAAGCGGGAGATGGGCCTCCTGGATTTCTCGGATCAGCTGGTGCTGGCCACTCGCATCGTGCGCGAGGTTCCCTCCGTGCGCGCCGCGCTGCGCGAGGAGTTCCGCGCGGTGCTCCTCGACGAGTTCCAGGACACCTCCGTCATCCAGATGGAGCTGCTGTCCACTTTGTTTGGCGACCACGCGGTGACTGCGGTGGGCGACCCGAATCAGGCGATTTACGGGTGGAGGGGGGCATCGGCCTCGTCCCTGGAGACGTTCCTGGAGCGCTTCCAGACGGGGGCACCCGAGGAGGGGCAGACTCTCACGCTGTCGACCGCGTGGCGTAACGACGTGTCGATCCTGGACGCGGCGAATCGCGTGGCCGAGCCCCTGCGCGAGGTCGCATCCTACCAGGCGGGCAAGGAGCAGCTGAACGCGCAGTCTCCCGTCCTGGTCCCGCGTCCGGGGGCGGGCCGCGGCGTCGTCGAGATCGCCTACCCGGCCGCCTACGAGGACGCGCTGGCGGCGACGGTCGACTTCGTGCGGCGGGTTCGCGCGCAGCCGGTCACGGACGGCAAGCGGCGCACGGTCGCCGTCCTGAGCAGGCGCCGCAAGGACTTCCCGTTGATCGACGCCGCTCTTCGTGAGGCGGGGATCCCCACGGAGATCGTGGGGCTGGGCGGGTTACTCGACCAGCCGGCCGTGCAGGATGTGCGCGCGGCCCTGGAGTTGGCCTACGATGTGGCGGCGTCCCCGTGGCTGGCGCGCCTCTTGGCGGGCATCGACCTGGGGGCCACCGACCTGATGGCGCTTGGCGACTGGGCGCGTGCCTTGGCGCGTCGGGAGGGGGCCAGTTCCCACCAGGCGGTTCTCCTGGATGCCGTGGATGACCCGCCGGCCCCCGGCTGGGCGGACAAGGGGCGTCCCGCGATCAGCGAGGAGGCGGTGCGCCGCGTGCGCCTGCTGGGCGAGCGCCTGCGCCAGGTCCGCGAGGGCGTGGGCCGCTCGATCACCGAGCAGGTCGAGCGCGCGATCCTCATCATGGGGACACTGGACGACGTGATCGCGGACCCGCTGTCGATGGGCGGGCGCGCGGCGCTGGACGAGTTCATTGCCGTGGCCGCCGCCTATGAGAAGGAGACGCCGGGGGCCTCGCTCGGCTCGTTCCTGGCGTACCTGAGGTTGGCGGATGAGCGTGAGGATGGGCTTGACGCGCCGCTGGGGGAGCCGGATCCGAAGGCCGTTCAGATCCTGACGGTGCACGGCTCGAAGGGCCTGGAGTGGGATGGCGTCGTCGTCTTTGGCCTGTGCGATGGCGTGTTTCCCTCGCATAACAAGAGGACCAGCGTGGAATGGACGGAGGATGTTCCCCCTGCCAACGCGTGGTTGACGGACAGCGGGGCGCTGCCGCATCCGCTGCGAGGGGATTGTGGGGACCTGCCCCCGTTCGTGCCCGTCGTCGAGGGTTCCCGGACTGCTTCCGCGGCATACGACAAGTGGGCGACGCAGGTCTACAAGCCTTCCGTCGGCGTGTATGCGGAGCGTGAGGAGCGGCGCCTGGCCTACGTGGCGATGACCCGTGCGCGCAGCGCGCAGCTGTTGGTGGGGTCGTGGACGTCGGACTTCAACATGAAGGTTGCTCACCCGTCTCGCTACCTCATGGAGGCCAGCGCCCAGCTGTTCGGTCATACTCCGCAGCCCAAGCAGGGAACGGCGGGGGCCGTGGAGGATCGCGGCGTGTGGGGATCAGGTGCCTGGCGCGACCTCGGCGTCGAGCCCGCCGCGGGGGAGGAGGCCTGCCTGATTGCCCCGATTCCGGGTGAGGAGGAGCGCGAGGCGCTGAGCGCGCGGGCGCCCTCGGGGACGTTCCCGACGGCGCCGGGGCCGTCGCGTCAGCGGGTCGCGGCAGCGGCGGCGTCCGTGCGCGTGCAGCTACGTGAGTTCGCGCAGGATAGGGACGTGTTCGAGGCCTTGGCGGAGTTGGGCGATGACCCGGCGGTGAGCGACACGATCGCCCTGATCGAGGAGGATCGGCTGGGCCGGGAGGCGCCTGTCGTGGACCTGTGGGCCGAGCGCGTGCCGGCCACGTCTGTCTCTTCGCTGGTGCAGGATGCGGGTGAGTTCGCGCGCGATATGCGTCGGCCGATGCCGGTCAAGCCCAGTTCTTTCTCCGCGCTGGGCACGGTCTTCCACGCGTGGGCCGAGCGCGAGCTGCACATCGCGGGGGCCGATCCTGCTGCCGAGGCCCAGGATCCATCGGCGGTCGCGCCCGGTGAGGACTCTGCGCTGTCGGGTGGTGGCGACGGGGCGGACGAGGCCTTGCTGACCGCGAAGGAGCGCGAGCTGCTCGAGAGGCTGCGCGCCAACTTCCGCGCCTTTGTTGCGGGCGAGCTGGCGGATTACCGGGCCGTCGCTATCGAGGAGGCCTTCGCCGTGGAGGTGGGCGGCGTGTCTGTACAGGGCCGCATCGACGCTGTTTTTGAGCGCGTGAGCGGGCAGGGGCCGCGATTCCTGGTTGTGGATTGGAAGAGCGGTCAGCCGGTCACGCGCACGACCAAGCCGGAGAAGCTGGCGTATTTCGTGACGCAGCTGCGCCTGTATCGGCGGGCCTGGGCAGAGCGCGTGGGCGTGGATGCCGCCGAGGTTGGCGCGATGGTCGCGTTCCTGGCGGGCCCGTCGCACTACACGCTTGAGGCTCTCGAGCGGATGCTTGGCGGTGGTGCGCAGCCGCTGGACCAGGCCGTGAAGGGGGCGCTGGGGCAGTGA